Within Porites lutea chromosome 2, jaPorLute2.1, whole genome shotgun sequence, the genomic segment TATTTTGCCGGTACAGTAAGGCCCTAACCTGTTGgggtgaattaaggaatgggtGTCGGGAAATTGTAGGGGGGTGGTCTAGTTCAAAGAGGAAAACTTTTCACTTAACACTTTGTAGGCCTCACCCTCTTCAGATTCATTTTGAATGGTGGAttttcttggtcacgtgacttgtCGCACCCATTTTTTGATATTTATATTGATTCAAATTTACACCACTTGCGAAGGCTAACGAAATAATGTTCCTACGCTTCGGCGACATCATGACGCCATTATCAAGGGATGGCGAGTTAAAAAGAAGTTAAATTACTCTAAATTTGCATGAATGAACACAGCTAGACAAAGACTTTAGCACGGATTGAATCCGTTTGCACATTCAAAGGTGGATTCAATCCGTGCTAAAGCATTTGTCTAGCTGTGCTCATTCATGAAGAGTACTTTGTAGGTCTACTTTAGGCAAttaattctcaaaaaaaaattctttattttactttttacaaTATATATTGGTGATTCTTCAAAAAATTCGTTTTGTTCCAGAGCTTGAATCTGAAGCAAAGGATGCTTTTCGTGAGTTCCTCGGGACTGTATATCCAGATTGGTCAGATCGTTTTGAAAGCTTCTTCAACGAATGGAAAATGACCTACACAAGCCAGGGGCCGTTTGAAACCGAACACGATCGTGCCAACATAAACGACAAAATGACACATCCTGACGATTTCCAGGTATGAAGAATCGTGCTTCCTCAAATACGTGCTCACTTTTTAGAATTTCGACGAAATATAGAGTGCGCTCAGTCCGAAAGGGTGCACAATTAGGCGTGACTCTTAAGTATACCCCGCAAGCTGAGGCTTATTTTTTCGAAATAAGTACCAGCGTGCGAATAGTAATTAGCCTGTGCCAAAAATCATCCATTCCAGTCCAGAAACGGTCAGACGAGTGAATTAAAATAACTGATGGTTTTTAACCGGCTTTAGACTGCAGGCTTAGTATTGCGGCTTAATCTGCATGCTGCTTAACCAACGAGCGTTTATGAGAGTTAATTAGCTGTTACGCTCAGATGAGGCTGTTGCAGATTGAAGAAGGGTGTTTTACTGAACAAAAGCACCCTGGAGATCTGAATAATTCTCCATATCACACGAGAGGCGAATCCAATTATTGTTGTTTgttcatttaaaacattttcaacttcaaaATATGCCTGCCTCGATCGACGTTATTTTAGTTCCGGTCGATTCACAACCCGGAAAATTTTGGACGTAAGGGGACGTTGAGTCCTGCAGATGTTTTTCAGATAGCCGTAATCACTATGCAGTTGAGTGATATGCAAGCTGTTGTTGCTATATTTTTAGCCAGTACTTTGGCTATTTTTACTTTGCTAAAAGTGTGGAATTTTCAGCCATTTTCTCTAGCTCTATGAAAAAAGCTAAGCTACCGCGCCTTCTGCTATCTCTTTTTCTGAATAATTAATCGTAATATCTAACAGGCatacatcttccaaatttggtcaaaggTAGCTGTTTATCTTGAACTATCGTCgttgtgattttttttgtaattattttttttaaaatcagttgTTACTTAGTTCGATCATTAGCACATACTAAAGAGCGTCACAAACGACTCGGAAGTAGCTAgatatataatatatttaatgataaattaataatatttagaTTAGTTTTGAActgaagtttaaatttgttaattcactaaaaaaaaattacttacagTAGGAACAGTCGAACCGTGGCACTTGGAAGAAAATTATCCAATCTcaacgttttttgaaaacaaaagaatcccAAGATTATTTTTACCTATGCAACCCTTGAAAACTTTAATACTGTTTGAAGTTCCcagacctctcaggaaacaacCCACAAATTTCTTAAATGTTATTGGTGCGGTCCGTTTGTTTAAAACTTGACAATCTTTCGTTTtcgaaaaaaaactttgctaTTGGATAATCTTTTCCAAGTGCCCCTGTtcgagtagtcgcactgtaagtTTCCATCAAAACTGTTATTTATTGCTACCTTTGTTTTTGTAACAAAAGACGTCGTTGTACATTGAGGATATGCTGACAAATCGTGATGATGCCAAGGAGGCGAGTGATGCATACATCGAGGCGTTTGTGTCAAAGGACAGCCAAAGAGTGAGTAATGCTTTTTATTTGTTGGAGGTAACTGTCTACAGATCAGAATGGAAGGCTATTCCTTGACGCCTTTGTTCTGTGGGGAAGAAGAGAGGGTACTCGGGTAAAGAAAAGTGATCAGAGGTTTACTGACGAGTAGAAAATAAAGGAAGCGGAAAGAACTAAAAGGGGCAAAATCGGCAGAGGagaaagaggaaaaggaaattaaaattctTTCGCACAGGTGAAAACGCCCTTGTTTCCTTTCTTCTTCGATTCTCTTCTCTCGTCTGAAACCGTTACGCTGAAAATGAATTAAACGTTATCCGTAGTTTCAATATTAGATTGAAGATTAAACTGAGTGTTTCTTCAAGGGCGCGACCTAGCGCGTAAGAGCATAAATAGCCGACCCCTAAAGAACCAGTAAATAAGGGCAAAAAAAATAGCTGCCTTAACTATAGACAACAATATTATTTAAATCTTAAGTTTTCTTTTGGCGGAAAGAACTTTGTTATGTGGTTTCAGGTGGCGCTATTTTACCTTGGAGATGATGATATCATGCACGGAGTAATGGCAGCTGGCGTGAGAACCAATATGGATGctgtctttgttgttttcttctcagATTAGTTTCTGATAATTGTATCAGGGAAAGAAAGATTGTTAAAACTTCGATTCTTGACATTAAATTGCGGAGTGAATTTTTTGTCTAAATCATCCTCCTGTTTTgtcttgaaagaaaataataaacacGCAAAGTTTAAAACTCTTGGCAGCTACGATAATTCCATGCGTTTAATTGAACAGAATGGCTCAATTTTTAAGAAGGTTCTAAGTATTCCAGAACCTATTTAATAGTTTTATTATCAAAAGGTTCTTTGCCTGGAAGCTGGCTTCAGGTGTCATCATTTTGCATCGCTGACGGTTAAGCAAGTCAAGTTATGAACAGGCTGCAATTTCCCTAAATTCTTGTCTGATATATTTGTCCAAACATTGACGAGCTGCGGtgctttttttgaaaattaaggcatgtacatgtatcacGGTTAACAAGAACCTTTCATTGGAcgaaaaaaatggatttgcacaagTCTGCTACGTGCAAATATGTCGCAAAATTGCAGAAAACAAAGGGGTAAATCTAGGGCAAAGATAGTAAATACCACATTTACCATAGCTAGTTATTTACACCCCCTTTCTTTTGGtatgcaaatgtggcatttaccatctttgccccaTAATTATTTACTCTTCAGTTTCACATTTTTACGACATATTTGCAAGCAGCAAATTTttacaaatccttttttttttttcgtctagTGTTAATCTTTTAGCGTTGACCTGTTTGAGTAGGCTGAGGTGGTGGGCGGGTTTAATCGGGGAACAGCACTAGTCCGTGTGGTCTTGGGTCTTACCGAGTCTTAAGTCTCgcgaaaaaggaaataaataaatgtaactCAGTGTAGTCTCAGTGATGCGATATGATGTAAAAATAACGCGGGAATTCAACGGCTTTAAACAAAATGCCTGTCCATTTATCATGTGTTATTACTTGTTTGTATCTTTTGGAATGGTAGCTGGCAACTTTGTAGGATTGCATTATTACTAATGCGTTATGGCTATTGATCATTTTGAGATTGAGTGTGAGACCGATGTTGCGGGTGAGACCGATGTTGCGTCCAATTGCATGCACTATCTGACGGTCTTTTCTGCTGCTAGCTGGCCGTAGCCAATAGGTAAAAAGAGACCATCGactttgtttcaaattagccTTTGGTCCTCTGAAAGAAAGACGTTATTCTCATTGACACACCGCCATATTGAACTGGTACCTTAGCAAAGAATGGGCCTCATTGACTGATCATTTTGCAATAATTGACAAATTCGATGTAAGTGTATGCTGTCTTAATTTTTTTGGCGCTTGCACTTAGCTCCATGTGTCAATTATATTGTTTCATCCCATAGGGAAGGAATAAGTTTTCTGAGCGACCAGTTTAATTTCACCTTGAGAACCAAGAAAAAGCGTTTTAAAAGTAGGCTGATTAAATATTGGAATGAAGCGTTCGCATAAGGAATTATATTAGAAAACGTATGTAACCTCTTTGGCTTTTGTCTTAATGTGAACGATCCTAAATCCAAATTTTGTATCAGAAGTATACGGTCTGCAGAGCCGTGAGGTAATACTGACGTACCCGTGTAaacatacagtggaacctcgataaaaCGAGCCTCTCTACAacgaacgtttttttttttaccccagtAATAATACAACTTATTGAGAACAACTCGATATAaagaaacctcgttatagctaACAAATTTTCAGATCCCTTggcttcgttatatcgaggttccccTGAACTTCCGGCCACGACCAGCTCTGGGGCCTGGTAACTAGAAAGACTAAGAAATTAAGCCTGGGTTAAGTTAAGGTTTTCAGTCTTTGTCTAGAAAAATAACCGAAGCTTACAATATGAAGTTGAACCTTTACTGTGTGGTTCAGTTATGATATCATGACACAAAATTAGGTTAATGAGTACGTTTCAACTCTGGATTTGAAACGCTAGGAGGCCTTTCATTAAGAGTCGCGCCCTTACCGCCTCAGTATAGTTATATAGTTACGTTTTGAGCTTCAGGAAAGTTTTACCACTGGTGTTAAACGACCATTGAAAAGTCTGGCGAAGACAAGTGAGGCAATCAATCTGAAAAACAGCAAGTCGTCTAAGGCCAGGTGCATATAAAAACATAGTTTCGTCGTATGGTTTAAGAACTCTTAGTTTTCTTTGTCGTTATCTTCTctcattgttctttcttttttcacgcTCTCCTCGACATTTCAGTAGTGTTTCCTTACCTGTATTATTTCACTGTATCGTTTTACTGGTAATGCACGTTTTGTCCCAGAGCTGGAATCTGAGACGAAGAACGTTTAGCGTGAGTTAGTCATAACTGCACATCCTGGGTCATGTATAGTGATAGTTTTTTCAAGGAATGGAAAATGACGTATAAGTGACATTTGAAACAGAAGCAGATCTTTAATAGCGTCATAAATGAAGAAATACTGGGACCTGGTGACATGGTCATATATCTTACTTCTTCAAACTTACATGAATCAAGTAGAATTTCAGTTGAATCAAGCGGCACTTGATGTCATTGGCTGTGAAGACTCGACATGTCATTGGTGTGTCTCGATCTGTCCCTAGTCACAGTttaacagtcgtttattgttagtcagaTTGTCGGTTGCCCATTTAGTTGTATTTCATTTCGTCAATAAGTTGTTTGTACAGTGCCGGTAAGAGTAGACTACGATTCAGTGGTGTTTTTTCCAAGTTAAAACCATCTTAAAtgagtcgttgatagtagtctgtagaatacgtaacacatgtcgcagagtcccattCGATTTGATGTTCGTCTGTAAATGGGCTAAGGTCAGGTTAGGGAGTTTAAGACCATCAAATGACGTGgactctgaagatgaccacTCCATAGGTtctcgaaacgtcagtcactgtaaACAACACACAAttaggactacgttcacccgcaCGATCATGCTAAACACTTGACAGAAGGGTCTCGAAGGAACTGattgtttcagtttttattcCTTATACTTTCGTTAGACCAGTGTCCAAGGTAAGGAACCTAACGGATCTTCCTTTAGCACTTGTTTGAATTAgcagaaaaaatagaaattatcTCCACTGATCTCCTTAAGCATACCGGAGTGGCTATTTTGTCGCAATAATCATTACAGAAAGAGCTTAAGCTCCCATTATAGGCCTTATTTTGTTCAAAGACAAACTGCCTTATAATATCAGTTTCATGTCACTAGCTTACATGAGTTGAAAAATATAGTATTAAGttattaaaacaattgtttttaaataacaaaaaaaacttattgCCCGGAATAAGAATATAGTTATGCTGTTTACTTTATAGTCCTTAGCACATACTTGGTGCCGAGATCTTCCTTTACTTAGTAATGTAACGgcaaataacaataattataattgCTTAAAGTGAAGCTTTTTAAAACTTGGtagatttttgaaaaaagtaatttgttcGTGTTATTAAAATACGGACTTATCTAATGTACACACCTTAAGTTAAGAAGAATCTTGAAAAGACTCAGATTAACTTTGGTGTTATATGATGAATGAAAGATAAGACAAAGAGAAgattatttttttccccaataatattaaaattagcCCTCTAAACCTCTTTAATTGCAGGTACTTTAAAAACTGTGAACAACGTACGTGGTTAACGTAATGACCTatagaaataaaaggaaaaaagacaaacgGTTTAAAGGTTTTCTTTCATTCCTTTTGAAACACAGGAGTTTACAAAACGAAGCGACAAGACAGCAGTTTTTATGACCAAGACAATACTTGCCGCTACGTCAATCAGCGCaatttttcttattcaaatACTCATTGTTTCCTAGAACTGACATGGGCTACGCCTGTTCAAACAGAGACTGGTATTAAAAGTGTATTCTCCCATATGCCCCACACTTGCTAATTGATCTGCAGTGGTTTTATGGACAATAAGAACTCTGTTTCATAAATACGGGAAGTGTGGGAAAATCGTAGAAGAACTTCTACATTTTAGAAGGTAACTATTCTTAGTTAGGCCACGGCAAAATATTGTTTCAATTACCAGATCATACATTGCAACTTCTGTTAAGGAATCCTACATGTAACTGAAGTATTGTACTTTTACAATACAATGCTTCCGACAGAAACGCAGCAGTTTGATATAATCATTTAAATGTGATCATTTTTTTGGGACTGGGATTGTGTCATAGCTAAATTCAACTTTtactaaacatttttttgtacagaCTCTCCTACATCAcctcatttttcaattttcaatctTCAAATGGTACGAGACCTCGATTGAAATCATAGTACGTAAGGCTTATGTAAATCTTGCTGGCACTTTTTGTTCGGCATACGAGCACTACGGACACTTAAGCTAATCTGCTAAGAAATCCGGCCATAGTTTGCATAGAATTCCATTGAAACCTTTAGCAACTTACAATTTTTTCGTCCCCTCTTTTCTATTGAACACCAACGAGGTCTTCAAAAGTGAACCAGTCTTAGATTACTAATCTGCTCTAGCTTAAACTGCATATTGTTTGAAATCTGAATTGGTTGTCTTTCTGACTCTAGACTTACACGTTACAAGTCATGAAGGGGGTTTTTACGCTGCTGAGCTTTCTCACCCTTGGACTGGGTGaggaaataaaagtgaaattggATCATCAGTGGCCGAACGGATTCAAAATGAAGTTTAAGCATGTGATGACACAAGAAGTAAGGGGAGGCTGGAAAATGACGCTGAAGTTTTCGAAACCAGTTGGTCGGCTGCAATTCCCGAATGCTGAAGAAATTTCTTCAGATAAAGTGAACAAGGTCTTTTGCCTGAGAAATCGTCAGTACAATGCGAACCTCAATGCTGGGCAAATGCTGGAAATGGATTTTATCGGTGAAAAAGCGAAAGCCAACGAAGCGGCTCCATCAGTTACCCTGGAATTACACCCGGGAAGAAATGCCAAATGTGACATGACTCCACCCCCGACGATCCACCCTCCAGGAGCCACCCCTCCCGTGCAAGAAATATCCAAGGCCGTTCTGTTTGAAGAGTGGCCAAATGGCTTTAAAATGAATATCAGCATTACTATGAAGCAAAAGGTCGAAGGTGGATGGACAATGACCCTAACTTTTCCTAAACCTGTCAGGGTGTTGCAGACGccaaaagcaaaaagaaagtgGCGATCTAAGGACCGCATGATCTACATATTGGAAAATCGACAACACAACGCGTTCATTGACAGATGTTCAAAGCTCGAGATGATTATCATAGGGAGGAAGAGAATGAACTCTGAAGCACCAAAAGAAGCTGAAATAGAATTTCGTCGTAAAGAAAACTGGGAAGCTGGCGGAGGCGAAGGGGAATGTCTTTCTACTACTACTCAACCACCCACAACCACAGAGCCACCCAATACAACAGAGCCACCAACTACAACAGAGTCACCCACTACAACAGAGCCATCAACAACCACGGAGCCACCAACCACCACAGAGCCACCCACTACCACAGAATCACCGTCCACCACAGAGCCACCCACAAACACAGAACCACCAACCACTACAGAGCCACCGACTACCACAGAGCCACCAACAACCACGGAAACGCCGACTACAACAGAACCACCAACAACCACAGAGCCACCAACAACAACAGAGCCACCCACTACCACAGAGCCACCAACAACCACAGAGGCACCAACCACTACAGAACCACCTACAACCACGGAGTCACCAACCACAAGTTCTCCTCCTTTATACAACTATGACGAAGTCCTTCACAACTCCATTTTGTTCTATGAAGCTCAGAGATCAGGTAAGCTTCCCCCTTCCAACCGTGTTCCTTGGCGGAAAGACTCCGCGCTGAATGATCGCGGATATAGCGGTGAGGATCTGACCGGTGGGTGGTACGATGCAGGAGATCATGTAAAGTTCGGTTTTCCAATGGCTTTTAGTGTTACCATGTTATCTTGGGGTTTAGTGGAGTATAAGGATGCTTACGAAGATGCTGGTGAGCTTAATTACATGTTAGACTGCATTAAATGGCCCTTGGACTACTTCATCAAAGCACACACCAAAAAGAATGAGTTCTATGGTCAGGTGGGTCGTAAATGATAGTCATATCTATATTTGCTGATAGTTTGTTACGTTGAAGCATAAATGAGTTTATTTAATatatacagggtgtttcaaaaattcgttccgattttttattcgcttaaatttcactaattaattaaaaaatacctTTTCTAAAACTTAGcatgttattcattattcatgtAACATTGAATAACTAAAATATTAGTAACCAGAATGTCTTCCTGTATGTTTTCTGACAATTTCTAAGCGGTGAGGTATAAAATGTACGAGCTTCCGAAGCGTGTCCAAAGCCACATTCTTCCAGGCGAAGCGTAGTCACCGTCTTAGCTCATCCAGTGTTTTGGGGGCTGgatctttgtatgttgtctcgtctacgataatccagatggtcCCTAGGGGGTTCACATCACGTGAGTTTGCCGGCCGGTCCTCCTTTGGTATAAAGTTGGCAAATCCTTCTGACACCATGCTTGCATAAAGTGTGCAccgcttttttctcttcaaggctctccaacttttttttgtaacttatCCCCATACcgttgtgctcgaaactttgatCGATAAtgtgaagttgaattttttttacctttctgttttGAGGAATTATTACGCATATCcttacagctttttcgataGTATTTCTCACACAATTTGAGAAAAAACGGCCATCCACTCATGCTTGGTTTGTTTTCTaaggtctttacttttgaccacttCTTTGGTCATCGTTCAGACTTCTTCAAcaatttggcttttttttttccgactgAATGGCCAGAAGACCATAAAAATAGATGCCTGATCTCTAGCACTGAACAGTGTAGGCCTTCATTTTCATGAAggaatagagaaaataaaagaaaacgataaaaataccaaaatagaTAACCTACAAAATGGCAGGAAAAGTATGGGGGGAAAAAGCCGCGCGTACGTGTACAGTTCGggcaaaaatttagaaaaattataatttcttcaaattttagtttgaaattgctttgaacggttatttggataatttcttacctgaatcagtttacatttgccgAAGGAAGTATCAAATGCTTTGctcaaaatacaatttacaatcggaacgaacttttgaaacaccctgtactGACTTACTTGCTTGTTCACTTTAAACCTGTGTAAGCAAGCCTTAAGCTGACATTAGATTGTTCGAGTAGATGTGAATTTAGTCAATAGGCTTTCGATATTTTATAAAGGGGCAAGACGTTTTGATGCCTTAAATGCAAGAATCGCAGAATTTGAAATCTAACGTAGTTAGTCATATTCTTATTTTACAATGGAACGTTGTTCGTGTGAAAAAGAAGGAAGGCGCCACTGACGCCAGGCTAATTTG encodes:
- the LOC140926869 gene encoding uncharacterized protein isoform X1 translates to MSCEPDYVANLKKYFNDLHNTGTYYKKITSKEQLESEAKDAFREFLGTVYPDWSDRFESFFNEWKMTYTSQGPFETEHDRANINDKMTHPDDFQTSLYIEDMLTNRDDAKEASDAYIEAFVSKDSQRVALFYLGDDDIMHGVMAAGVRTNMDAVFVVFFSD
- the LOC140926869 gene encoding uncharacterized protein isoform X2, whose amino-acid sequence is MQLESEAKDAFREFLGTVYPDWSDRFESFFNEWKMTYTSQGPFETEHDRANINDKMTHPDDFQTSLYIEDMLTNRDDAKEASDAYIEAFVSKDSQRVALFYLGDDDIMHGVMAAGVRTNMDAVFVVFFSD
- the LOC140928354 gene encoding uncharacterized protein; its protein translation is MKGVFTLLSFLTLGLGEEIKVKLDHQWPNGFKMKFKHVMTQEVRGGWKMTLKFSKPVGRLQFPNAEEISSDKVNKVFCLRNRQYNANLNAGQMLEMDFIGEKAKANEAAPSVTLELHPGRNAKCDMTPPPTIHPPGATPPVQEISKAVLFEEWPNGFKMNISITMKQKVEGGWTMTLTFPKPVRVLQTPKAKRKWRSKDRMIYILENRQHNAFIDRCSKLEMIIIGRKRMNSEAPKEAEIEFRRKENWEAGGGEGECLSTTTQPPTTTEPPNTTEPPTTTESPTTTEPSTTTEPPTTTEPPTTTESPSTTEPPTNTEPPTTTEPPTTTEPPTTTETPTTTEPPTTTEPPTTTEPPTTTEPPTTTEAPTTTEPPTTTESPTTSSPPLYNYDEVLHNSILFYEAQRSGKLPPSNRVPWRKDSALNDRGYSGEDLTGGWYDAGDHVKFGFPMAFSVTMLSWGLVEYKDAYEDAGELNYMLDCIKWPLDYFIKAHTKKNEFYGQVGDGNADHAYWGRPEDMTMARPAFKITPQKPGSELAAETAAAMAAASIAFRSTNIGYSMNLLQHAADLYDFADTNRGVYSDSIPNAASFYRSFSGYKDELVWAAAWLYRATNDAKYLTKAEQYYSSFGMSGKPWTFSWDDKKAGVQLLLAEITQKASYKQAVDTFITSWLPNHEVHYTPKGLAWRDQWGPNRYAANTAFLALVAADNGIKTAAFREFARKQIHYMLGDSGRSFMVGFGNNPPERPHHRSSSCPLSPAPCTWDNFNSPAPNPQTLYGALVGGPGKNDEYVDNRKDFIKNEVATDYNAGFQSAVAGLKHLLLAGE